In a single window of the Campylobacter iguaniorum genome:
- a CDS encoding LL-diaminopimelate aminotransferase → MFDEIRFNTIERLPNYAFAEVNAIKMAARRDGADIIDFSMGNPDGRTPQHIIDKLCESAQKDKTHGYSVSQGIYKLRLAICNFYKRKYGVTLDPETEAVATMGSKEGFVHLTQAIVNPGDVAIVPDPAYPIHTQAFIIAGGNVAKMPLDYSANFELDENKFFENLQKTIDESIPKPKYVVVNFPHNPTTVTCEKSFYERLVAMAKKERFYIISDVAYAELSFDGYKTPSIFEVEGAKDVAVECYTLSKSYNMAGWRVGFVCGNKRLVAALKKIKSWFDYGMFTPIQVAATVALDGDQTCVEQIRETYEKRRDILVDAFCSAGWEIAKPRATMFAWAKVPPQVGNIGSKEFAKQLLTKACVAVSPGAGFGVAGDKYVRIAFIENENRIRQAARNIKKYLKECE, encoded by the coding sequence ATGTTTGATGAAATTCGTTTTAATACAATAGAAAGACTACCAAACTACGCGTTTGCAGAAGTTAATGCCATAAAAATGGCTGCGCGTCGTGATGGAGCAGATATAATAGACTTTTCGATGGGAAATCCAGATGGAAGAACACCACAACATATCATAGACAAACTTTGCGAAAGCGCACAAAAAGACAAAACTCACGGATATAGCGTAAGTCAAGGTATATACAAGCTTCGTCTAGCAATTTGTAACTTTTATAAAAGAAAATATGGCGTAACCCTAGATCCTGAAACTGAAGCAGTGGCGACAATGGGAAGTAAAGAGGGCTTTGTGCATCTTACTCAAGCTATAGTAAATCCAGGCGACGTAGCTATCGTGCCTGATCCTGCGTATCCTATCCATACTCAAGCATTTATCATAGCTGGTGGAAATGTCGCAAAAATGCCACTTGATTATAGCGCAAATTTTGAGCTTGATGAGAACAAATTCTTTGAAAATTTGCAAAAAACAATTGACGAAAGTATCCCAAAACCAAAATATGTAGTAGTAAATTTCCCTCACAATCCTACAACTGTAACTTGTGAAAAAAGTTTTTATGAGCGTTTGGTGGCTATGGCTAAAAAAGAGAGATTTTACATCATAAGTGACGTAGCTTACGCTGAGCTTAGCTTTGATGGATATAAAACTCCAAGCATTTTTGAAGTAGAGGGTGCAAAAGACGTCGCAGTCGAGTGCTACACACTTTCAAAATCATATAATATGGCTGGCTGGAGAGTTGGTTTTGTTTGCGGAAACAAACGTCTTGTCGCAGCACTCAAAAAGATAAAATCATGGTTTGATTATGGTATGTTTACACCTATCCAAGTCGCTGCTACTGTAGCACTTGATGGGGATCAAACTTGCGTGGAGCAAATCAGAGAAACTTATGAAAAAAGAAGAGATATATTAGTAGATGCGTTCTGTTCAGCTGGCTGGGAGATAGCAAAGCCAAGAGCAACTATGTTTGCATGGGCAAAAGTCCCACCTCAAGTAGGAAATATCGGCAGTAAAGAATTTGCAAAACAACTTCTTACCAAAGCTTGCGTGGCAGTAAGTCCTGGAGCTGGATTTGGCGTGGCTGGAGATAAATACGTAAGAATAGCATTTATAGAAAATGAAAACCGTATTCGCCAAGCAGCAAGAAATATCAAAAAATATCTAAAAGAATGCGAATGA
- a CDS encoding homoserine dehydrogenase: MNVAILGVGTVGNEVANVLIRNQKLISARSGMHIVPVIGVVRDLKKARNSQIPLTDDIDSVINRDDIDVYVELMGGIEKPYEIVSKILAKNKPVVTANKAMLAYHRNELERLAGDTPFGYEASVAGGIPIIKALREGLSANHIQKIVGIMNGTSNYILTNMMQRGVKFDEALKKAQELGYAEADPTFDVGGFDTAHKLLILASLAYSVHAKPEDILIEGISDITNEDIYFANEFEYAIKLLAVAKRRDDKVELRVHPALIQKDKMIAKVDGVMNAVSVSGDAVGESLFYGAGAGGSATASAVISDLIDIAREVKNPMLGYKAPLEILPLGLFKPNEIKTKYYLRLKVADEIGVLANITNLMSQNNLSIDSFLQKPRTDKNSDCSTLYFTTHTCLEADMLRVVGLLEKENYIKDKPFMIRIEE; encoded by the coding sequence ATGAATGTAGCAATTTTAGGAGTAGGAACAGTCGGCAATGAGGTTGCAAATGTCCTTATAAGGAACCAAAAGCTCATATCAGCAAGATCTGGAATGCATATAGTGCCAGTTATTGGAGTAGTAAGGGATCTTAAAAAAGCTAGAAACTCACAAATCCCATTAACTGATGATATAGATAGCGTGATAAACCGCGATGATATCGATGTCTATGTCGAACTCATGGGTGGCATAGAAAAACCTTACGAGATAGTAAGTAAAATCCTAGCCAAAAATAAGCCAGTCGTCACCGCAAATAAAGCTATGCTAGCATATCATAGAAATGAGCTTGAGAGACTTGCTGGTGATACTCCTTTTGGCTATGAAGCTAGCGTGGCTGGTGGGATTCCTATCATCAAGGCTCTTCGTGAAGGGCTTAGTGCAAACCATATCCAAAAAATAGTTGGCATAATGAATGGCACCAGCAACTATATTCTTACAAATATGATGCAGCGTGGTGTTAAATTTGACGAGGCTTTGAAAAAGGCTCAAGAGCTTGGATACGCTGAGGCTGATCCGACATTTGATGTTGGTGGATTTGATACAGCTCACAAGCTTCTTATATTAGCTAGCCTTGCATACTCAGTCCATGCTAAGCCAGAAGATATACTAATAGAAGGCATTAGCGATATCACAAATGAAGATATTTATTTCGCCAATGAGTTTGAATACGCTATAAAACTCCTTGCAGTGGCAAAAAGAAGAGATGATAAAGTTGAGCTTAGAGTTCATCCAGCCCTCATCCAAAAAGACAAAATGATAGCCAAAGTCGATGGCGTGATGAACGCAGTTAGCGTAAGTGGGGACGCTGTTGGCGAGAGCCTATTTTACGGGGCTGGAGCTGGTGGAAGTGCTACAGCAAGTGCAGTTATAAGCGACCTTATTGACATCGCAAGAGAGGTTAAAAACCCTATGCTTGGCTACAAAGCTCCATTAGAAATCTTGCCACTTGGATTATTTAAGCCAAATGAGATAAAAACAAAATATTATCTAAGGCTAAAAGTCGCCGATGAGATAGGCGTACTAGCCAATATCACAAATTTAATGAGCCAAAACAACCTTTCTATAGATAGCTTTTTGCAAAAGCCAAGAACCGACAAAAACTCTGATTGTAGCACTTTATATTTTACAACTCATACTTGCTTGGAAGCTGATATGCTAAGGGTTGTTGGACTACTTGAAAAAGAGAATTACATAAAAGACAAACCATTTATGATTCGCATCGAAGAGTAA
- a CDS encoding YraN family protein: protein MGLKDYIFGFRSEDLAVKYLLNLGFEICDRNFHSKFGEIDIIAKKDNTIHFIEVKATQKDYETIYRLTQNKIYKLIKTINFYMLKYENDMNYQIDLICIEKGQIKFLQNVSI, encoded by the coding sequence TTGGGACTAAAAGATTATATTTTTGGATTTCGAAGCGAGGATTTGGCAGTGAAATATCTGCTAAATTTGGGCTTTGAAATTTGTGATAGAAATTTTCATTCTAAATTTGGAGAGATTGATATAATCGCAAAAAAAGACAATACCATTCACTTTATAGAGGTCAAAGCAACTCAAAAAGATTACGAAACAATATATAGGCTAACACAAAATAAAATTTATAAACTAATAAAAACTATTAACTTTTATATGCTAAAATACGAAAATGATATGAATTACCAGATAGATTTAATATGTATAGAAAAAGGTCAAATTAAATTTTTACAAAATGTCAGTATTTGA
- the trxA gene encoding thioredoxin — MGKYIELTSENFDVAKEGVALVDFWAPWCGPCRMLAPVIDELAAEFDGKAKVCKVNTDEAQDLAVEYGVRSIPTLLFFKNGQIVDQMIGAQSKVAIADKINSLL; from the coding sequence GTGGGTAAATATATAGAACTTACTTCAGAAAATTTTGACGTGGCAAAAGAGGGTGTTGCATTAGTTGATTTTTGGGCACCTTGGTGCGGACCTTGTAGAATGTTAGCTCCAGTTATTGATGAGCTTGCAGCTGAGTTTGACGGCAAAGCTAAGGTTTGTAAAGTAAATACTGATGAGGCTCAAGATCTTGCTGTAGAGTACGGTGTGCGCTCTATCCCAACTTTACTATTTTTCAAAAACGGACAAATAGTAGACCAAATGATCGGCGCTCAATCAAAAGTAGCGATCGCTGACAAAATCAATTCACTTTTATAA
- the trxB gene encoding thioredoxin-disulfide reductase: MLDVAIIGGGPAGLSAGLYTTRGGLKNVVMFEKGMPGGQITSSSEMENYPGVATVMDGMSFMAPWLEQCTRFGLKHEMSNVDRVAKNSDGSFSIYLEGGKVETAKAVIVATGSTPKRAGVKGEDEFFGKGVSTCATCDGFFYKNKEVAVLGGGDTALEEAEYLANICSKVYLIHRRDEFRAAPVTVEKAKKNPKIEFITNAKVDEIYGDATGVTGVKVALKDGSIRDLKVPGIFTFVGLNVRNEVLKDENGNFICDTLPAGQVRVNLKMQTNVPGLFAAGDLREDAPKQVVCAAADGAVSALSAMSYIESINKH; this comes from the coding sequence ATGTTAGACGTAGCAATAATCGGTGGTGGACCAGCAGGACTTTCAGCAGGACTTTATACCACTCGTGGTGGACTTAAAAATGTTGTAATGTTTGAAAAAGGTATGCCAGGAGGTCAAATTACAAGCAGCTCAGAGATGGAAAACTACCCTGGCGTAGCAACCGTGATGGATGGTATGAGCTTTATGGCTCCTTGGCTTGAGCAATGCACTCGTTTTGGGCTAAAACACGAGATGTCAAACGTAGATAGAGTGGCTAAAAATAGCGACGGAAGCTTTAGCATTTACCTTGAAGGTGGCAAAGTAGAAACTGCAAAAGCTGTTATCGTAGCTACTGGCTCAACCCCAAAAAGAGCTGGAGTAAAAGGCGAAGATGAGTTCTTTGGCAAAGGCGTTTCTACTTGCGCGACTTGCGATGGATTTTTCTACAAAAACAAAGAAGTAGCAGTTCTTGGCGGTGGTGATACTGCTCTTGAAGAGGCTGAATATCTTGCAAATATCTGTTCAAAAGTCTATTTGATCCACAGAAGAGATGAGTTTAGAGCAGCTCCAGTGACTGTAGAAAAAGCTAAAAAAAATCCAAAAATAGAGTTTATCACAAATGCTAAAGTTGATGAAATTTACGGAGACGCAACTGGCGTAACTGGAGTTAAAGTAGCTTTAAAAGATGGTTCTATAAGAGATTTGAAAGTTCCTGGAATCTTTACGTTTGTTGGTTTAAATGTCAGAAATGAAGTTCTAAAAGATGAAAATGGAAACTTTATTTGCGATACTCTTCCAGCTGGACAAGTAAGAGTAAATTTAAAAATGCAAACAAATGTGCCAGGTCTATTTGCTGCTGGAGATCTTAGAGAAGATGCCCCAAAACAAGTAGTTTGCGCTGCTGCTGATGGCGCTGTTTCTGCACTTAGTGCGATGTCTTATATAGAGAGCATAAATAAGCATTAA
- a CDS encoding complement resistance protein TraT encodes MVLNSKIILSSIIAGSLLAGCATTTLQTSAKMTQSIFLDPVAKDKKIIFVSIKNTSGHDVNLENKILQGLQNKGYTITDDPDAATYILMTNVLYCDKKSETNSVGSAVGLGATGAAISGYNGGGAGSMIAAGAAGAVVGGVLGKLTEDTIWQMQVDVNIRQKAKGAVYSSTGNIAGQATVRDSSKAGFLNAFGGSIKNTEASGSLNSNQINTTNQNYERDYVEKSTIIFAEATKMGLELPEATPILEDKVSSQVVGLF; translated from the coding sequence ATTGTGTTAAACTCAAAAATTATTTTATCAAGCATAATTGCTGGCTCTTTGCTCGCAGGCTGTGCTACTACTACACTTCAAACTAGTGCGAAAATGACACAAAGTATTTTCTTAGATCCAGTCGCAAAAGACAAAAAAATAATCTTCGTAAGCATAAAAAATACAAGCGGTCATGATGTAAATTTAGAAAACAAAATTTTGCAAGGCCTACAAAATAAAGGCTATACTATCACAGACGATCCAGATGCTGCGACTTATATTTTGATGACAAATGTCTTGTATTGTGATAAAAAGTCAGAAACAAACTCTGTTGGCTCAGCAGTTGGTCTTGGAGCAACTGGAGCTGCAATAAGTGGCTATAATGGTGGTGGAGCTGGAAGTATGATAGCAGCAGGTGCCGCTGGAGCAGTAGTCGGTGGCGTGCTTGGCAAGCTTACTGAAGATACTATTTGGCAGATGCAAGTCGATGTAAATATCAGACAAAAAGCCAAAGGCGCAGTGTATAGCTCTACTGGAAATATCGCTGGACAAGCAACTGTTAGAGATTCATCAAAAGCTGGATTCTTAAATGCATTTGGTGGAAGTATCAAAAACACAGAGGCTAGCGGCTCTTTAAATAGCAACCAAATCAATACTACTAATCAAAACTATGAAAGAGACTACGTAGAAAAAAGCACAATTATCTTTGCAGAAGCTACAAAAATGGGCTTAGAATTACCAGAAGCAACGCCTATTTTAGAAGACAAAGTCTCATCTCAAGTAGTTGGACTATTTTAG
- the dapB gene encoding 4-hydroxy-tetrahydrodipicolinate reductase, whose translation MIKIGIHGASGKMGREIISNLKGNQFAKLSVAYTIEPIEFDVGEAIITDDLKTLFDNSDVIIDFSIKQGALNLINYARTYPKPLIIGTTGLGDEGAELLRHASAVMPVLQATNMSLGVAVLNRLAELASKALSDFDIEIVEMHHRHKLDAPSGTALTLATHAAKARNLSLENVRVSGRDGMVGARSKDEIAVMALRGGDIVGRHTIGFYNDGEFVELNHTATSRATFAKGAIKTAIWISDKKAGLYSIYDCLGL comes from the coding sequence ATGATAAAAATCGGAATCCATGGTGCAAGTGGAAAGATGGGAAGAGAGATTATATCAAATTTAAAAGGAAATCAATTTGCAAAATTGAGCGTTGCTTATACGATTGAGCCAATTGAATTTGATGTGGGCGAGGCTATTATAACTGATGATTTAAAAACACTTTTTGATAATAGCGATGTTATCATCGACTTTAGTATCAAACAAGGTGCTTTAAATTTAATAAACTACGCAAGAACTTATCCAAAACCACTTATCATAGGTACGACTGGACTTGGAGATGAGGGTGCTGAGCTGCTTAGGCATGCAAGCGCTGTTATGCCAGTATTACAAGCTACAAATATGAGCCTTGGAGTTGCGGTTTTAAACAGACTTGCTGAGCTTGCCAGTAAGGCTTTGAGTGATTTTGATATAGAAATAGTTGAGATGCACCACCGCCATAAGCTTGATGCTCCAAGTGGCACAGCTCTTACTCTAGCCACTCACGCTGCAAAGGCTAGAAATCTCAGCCTTGAAAATGTCAGAGTAAGTGGAAGAGATGGCATGGTGGGAGCTAGAAGCAAAGATGAAATAGCAGTCATGGCTCTTAGAGGTGGAGATATAGTCGGTCGCCATACTATAGGATTTTACAATGACGGTGAGTTTGTCGAGCTAAATCATACTGCTACAAGCAGAGCGACATTTGCTAAAGGTGCTATAAAAACTGCCATTTGGATCAGTGATAAAAAAGCTGGCTTATACTCAATTTATGATTGTTTAGGACTTTAA